DNA sequence from the Coffea eugenioides isolate CCC68of chromosome 9, Ceug_1.0, whole genome shotgun sequence genome:
AGTTTTCACGAATCCCAATTGCACGAATGGATAGAATTGTCAATTAAGGTTTTTATTCGTTAATATATTCAACCACATAAAACATAGATTAACGGCAGCAATAAGTAGCTTTAACACTTCTTGGATGATATATGATCGCAGGGATTGCCAATTGTACAAATgttattttccttcaaaaaagtTGGATGGGTtgtgatttcaaaaatttgcctGCAAACTAACCAAAGtgaaaaaaaccaaaaaaaaaaaaaagaacggaATTTGCACTTAATTGGCATTCTTGTGTTTGGGAAAAGGTTTAGTACTCATTTCATTGGTTGTGTTTTCTGTTTCATGCGACGACTGAGATTAGAGAGGATGCATGCTGAATAGGCATTTAACAAAATGTTTAAGAAGGATGAATTGGATAGGCTGTATTTGGATTTCTACACCTTAAACTCGGGAAGGTCAACTTAGTGACTTCATATATTATCCCTATGGTTAGCAACTTTGCATTCAACTGTGTTTTGCCCACTCAGACCAAAAAAAACTTGTTCACTTCGAGCTCCTGAAAAATTGTTGGTATCAATTTACGCCATCTCAAGTCTCTTTCTTTTTAGACCTTCAACTGTTTACGAAGGTTAATTAACTCGTGCTGCTCTTTAACAAACAAAATACTTTCTTTTGTGGTGGctatagtaaaaaaaaaaaattatgatcaTTATATTCTTGAGAAAGTCGTAAAAGAACCTGACGTCTGGAAGTACTTTTTGCCCTTTTATGGATGGCAAGTTAGTGATACAGCTTTGAGATTTTACCTTATGAAAGGAGCACCATTGATTGACAAAGGGCAAAATGatatccattttttttctctattgAGGTTCAAGAGAGAATCCAAACTTTACAAGGGATAGAGATACAAAAATATGTGGTCTTGATTGAGAAACTGTAGGTGACAATGAGCTTTTCTTctagagttaaaaaaaaaggtttaaagAAGTAGCACTAGCCCTTGAAATTATTGTTGTAAGGCCCAAATGAAAGGCtatttgttcttcttcttcttcttttttctgcaTGGATTTTACTGTTCTTTTTAGGCCTTGACTCTATGGATTGGGAAACATAATTAAAAGCTGCACAGCACCATATATTGTTCGTCATGAAAAGTCATCCACCAGAACGCCCGTCATTGTGTTCATTTGATGTTCTTGAAACTCAATGGTGGATATGATCAACCAGCTTCAACATACTCCCTCCCTAGTTGAGAATCAATCAACTTTCGCACAATTTATTTCGCTTCCAAAAAATGTTGGAATGGTTCCTTAGATATGGGGTGAACTTCAGAGGCCATGTTAATATATGGCATCCTTGAACTTCTCCTATGAAATAAGAGCAAATAGAAGAGGTTAAAACTTTGAAGAATCGCAAGGATTTCTTCGTACAGAGATTCGAACACTGCTAAGGATTGCCAACTAAACATGACAGTGACACCACTAATCAACTTTTTGTCACCTTATCAATCGTGACAATGGACTTCTCACGAGTATTATTAGGACAACTCTCTCTTTcaacttttagggtttcttcttcttcttttttttttttgtttgtggtCTTGACAACTGCACACTTCTAAATGAATATGGGGGGTTTTTGCATATCATATGCTGCTGGCTTGCAGGGATGTCTGTCTGGAGAAGGAAGACTGTAGAGGCGGTACTGTGAAGAAATGAGGCAAAAAAATGTCAGATGTTCGACAAAATAGAAGCATGAAacggtgaaaaaaaaaagtgcacaGAACTACTATTAATCGATTCATAATAATCTTGCTATTGATTGGAGAACCTCGAGTTAGTTTTGCATTTTTtcagatgaaaaaaaaatgctctTTTGGTGAACCCTAGTATTTCGCTGCTaaacaattcttttttttttttggaacggTCCTGCTAAACAATTCAAGGCTATATCCAGAAAATTGCATACtttccattaaaaaaaattaaaagaaagttTGTGCATGAGATTATTGTTGAGTGGAGAATTAAGTGGGAAGCGCACTTGGCCAGTTGTTTATGACAAAGGTCTAATAAAATCAACATGACAAAGGCCACTCAATTATCCAATCATTCtataatatttttgtccatttaATCTGTCCAgcttgtttgattattttaacgagtttaaaattttgtttaaatgtGACTTATTTTGTTGAAGTTTAGTTTGACTAATCAGCGTGGAATGAGTTTTTATCAAGTCGAACTCGATTCAAATGTCAGCTAATTTGGTTCATCTTTCAGCCTTACTTTCTATTCAGCCTCCTTATAATTCAAAAAATCTTCATATTGAAGTTTTGTTGAGAATTTAGATCCCACTTGGTCATTTATTTAAGAACTAATatttcacttaaaaaaaaaattctttcgCCATAGAAAAACACACAATATTAGGTCTGTAAACCAAAACAAAGCATAAGAAAATTTCAATTTCTGGTTAAGCCGTTAGAACTTAGAAGAGAATGTGCAAGGTCGTTTTATGTCACGGGTCAGAACTTGGAACAAATCATTGTCAAAAGTCACTACTGCTTGCAGCATATTTAACCTAATTTAAAGAGTGGCAAGAAGCTACGCCTCTTCTTCGGGGGCGTAGCAGAAAGCAACTCGAGAAAAGACGTAAAGAATAATCCAATCTAGTTGTACAAAAAGTTGGAAGGAAATATCCATCCAAACAAGAGGAGTCTAGGGTTGTAATCGAACCGAGTTACTCGCGAACTTGATTAAGCTCGGATTGATCGAGTTCAAGTCGAGTTTCAGTAGATCGATAAGCCGAGCAAATCGAATTCGAGTATCTAAGTGCAATGCTCCAAGACTCgtccttttaattttaattatcaaattttttaatatattattattattatgaaattATCGTTATGTCTAAAAGAGTGGTtgaatttacgaaatgtttcAAATCgtatgaaaatttttataaaaatatcttttcgttcaaaaattatcaagaaaatgaaattttttgacTCGGACTCGATAAGGTTCGCGTTGACTCGAACCAAtgcgagtcgagctcgagttctaTGAGCAATGCATTAAGCTCGAACTCAAGTTCCAATAATACTACTCGCTTGAGCTCGAAATCCTTCTTGCATTTTCAAATTGAGCTCGAGTATCAATTCGACTCGATTACATCTCTGGAGAAGTCTAGTGATATATTATATTATCCGAAACTTTTTAAAAATGCAGGATAAACTCGCAATCTGCAGCCCATCTTCCTCCCCGAGAATTTTTTATCTGCAGAATGGGAGATCCATTTTCCTACCcctagaattttttttatctgcAGCGTGTGAGATTTAAACTCTCAATCTACAGCCATTTTTCTCTAGATTTTTTGATCTGCAGAGCGAAAGATTTAATTCACAATCTACGGCCCATTTTTTAACCTGCAGTTTGTACCGTGTCAGTAAAACCATTTTctgttttttctcacataaagctttctaaatttattttcctttttttgagTAAGAAAGAAGCATTTACTTAAATAAACACCGCAGAAGGTAAAACCAACACTCGTTTCAACTTCATGTGTACTCGGGCATGAGCCGGTTCTCtttattaaaaagaaataataataaataaagacTCCTCTGACAACCGTGGGATGGAAAATATGGCTTAGGATTTTGCGTTCCTCGTCCCATAACGAAAGTCTTGATTCTCCCCTCCCATCTTCTCTCATTGTCACACACATCCCTTACattaaaaagagaaaatgacCCCAAAACATCACGATAACCATACACATGCATATGTGCAGAGAAGATAAAATTGTCGGCAAATTTGTAAAAGGACAGCTACAAATATGCTCCTGTTTCTGCATCTTCTCCACGTTTCTGGTATTAGTACGAACCACAAGAAAACATAGACATAGCATCCGCCTTTTTCaaccccctctctctctccccacacctccaaaaacaaaaaaacaaaaaaagtacCAACAATTATAGCATGTCTTGTCACAGAATAGATAGGAGCTTTGTAGTTGTCGTAATTTAGAACAGCTTCACGCCTCAACCTTTGGCTTCCATCCAGCAATCACATGTTCTTTTGCAGCCTTGGTTTTGTCAAAAGTCTCCCAAGAAAAAACCAGCTGCACACAATAAGGAATTAACATGAAATCAGACGTCTCTATTTATCTTATCAAGCAAGGTTAAAGCAATAATTGTGATTGTACGGAAAAAGTTAAATCACAGAAGACTTGGATTTAACTTCTCTTCTTCTTGGACAACATCATGGACAAAAGCATTTTCTTCATATTAAGTATCATGCTTTAGGTCAGCAGGAAAGTATCCAATAGATTCATGCTCAGATTTCACGAACTGGGGGAAAAAAAGACCGAGCATGACATTCAACTATTTTGCCCTTGTCCTGCTGAGAACTCAGTTTAATTGCTTTGACTATTTGGCGACCAAGGTAGTATGAAGAACTAAGTTCACGAATTATCTTTATGCTTCGTTTCAGAAGCAAGTGATAAGAAGGATACGGAAGCTGGTTGGTAGAAagcaaagacaacctaagaagGAAGAGTGCAAGCTGCGAAATTATAATCAATGAAAAAGTTCACTGGCGAAAATGAGAAGGAAAATTCCAATCTTGTCATTAAGATCTTTCGAGGATGGATGCATAAAAGACAAGCTCATGCGTGTGACTAAAATGGCGACTACATTAATTTGCTCATCAACAAACCAATCAGCTATACAAGTACTCCGACTGTTGATCTAatgcaaaatttcaacaaagGCTGCAATACAGAGAACTTGTGTTCCCTAAATCCAACTTCCAGAAACACCTGAACTTTCAAACTTACTTACACATGAAAAAAATGTAtcattttcttaatttctttttcACCCCTTTCAATTCAATACGAAAGCTGCTATTAACTGCCAACTATAATTTCTACAAACCATACGGCAAAATGTCTTTCCACTCAACTCATGACATGGAAAGGAAAACGTTGTGTTTTAGTCTAAAAACACATTTCATTGATCCCACCACCAagcaagagaagaaaggaaaaagaaggtgCAGCTAGAAACAGAAAATCAAGCAAAAGCACATGAAGATGCAGGAGTAGGAAGGACTTTAAAGAAATCAGCTATGCATTTCAAGAGATGAGAGAGATAGGGATGCAATCATGAAAATCTCATACCTTTATGTAGTTATGTAAATGAGCCAAGTTTTCAGGGATTTTCCAGCCCTTGAAATGGTCAAGAGTTGTTTCAAGATGGTACAGTTTAGGTGCCAAACTCAAATCAACAGCAGATATCTTTTCGCCATTGATATATGGTCCCTAAACAGGCACAACCACAAAACCAAACCTAAGAGTTAGCAGGAATAATATTCAACTTTGATCATTTTTTCAGTAATGACAAGGGCATACATGAGCTTTGAGGTGTTCATCTAATGCCTTTAGTTCTTCTAGTAGAGCTTGCTCTGTCCCATCATTGGGATCCTTGCTCTTTAGAAACTTGACAAAAGCAGGGAATATCTTTGAAGCCCTAGATTTGGAGAAtgttgaaaataagaaaatcagtAAGAAACAGCAACAATTTTGCAGTAATAAAACAAACAATTTGTTTACTCTTCCTGAACATGACAAGTTGACTCAACAGCAGGAAATTTTGAACAGGGATCATGAAAAATTGATAGAGGATCGTCTAAACATCAGAGACAAGCAAATAAGACCACCTACTTTTACAAGACATAGACTTCATGATATCACAGTAACTAGCTGTTCTTATATAAAGTATTACTATTATTGTCATCTGTTGTTTTACACTGTTGTCCAGGATGTGAATAAGAGCATCAGCTCAATAGAAACcccccttccccccccccccaaaaaaaaaaaaaaaaagaaaaaataatatccattttaattttttgattgaTACAAGCTTGTGTGATTACGCTATAGGCTCTCATCCTTCAAAAGAAATAGCAAAACTAGAAAATGAGAGACTGAAGTTTCTGTTTTAGAATATTTTGAATTCCAGTGGATGTCTGAAAGCCAGAACATAAGATCTGCAGGCAAAACCAGATTTGAGCAGAACTTCAAGGACATCAAGAAGTGGCATGTTCTGAAAATCAAGAAACTttgcaaatcaataaaattcccTATATGATCACCTGAACTTTCCTATTCTGGATACAATTTTTGGAAGCAAAAATGGACAACATAAAATATCAGCAAGGGTCAAAGTAATTTCTGCAGTAATCACTTCAAAAAGAAATGAATAACAGGGTAAGGATTGTGCATGAGAAGATGCTAGCTACATAGAAAATTGCGAAATAAACTCCACAATTTAACAATAGCATAATTCAGCTTCAAATTCATATTTTCATAAAAACCACCAGGATGATTATCTAGTATACACGCTCCACATATACCTGCTTTCCCGGGAAACTAAAAAATTTACTAACACCCAAAGGTTCTAGTACTTAATAAACAATGCCTACACATAAACACAATCAGCCAAATAGAAAGTCGCCTATGACCCAGTGGTTAAAGGTCTTTGATCGTCCTCCCCCTTCCACCTTCTTCCTTCCCAGCCCTCCCACTCTATAAAGGATAATACGCGGATAAACTTGTAGAGAAACAGAATGTACACAGAGGAGGCTTCAGGAGGAGCAGATAGAGGGGGTTCTGAGTATTTCTCTTCAATCATCCCAACTATCACATCAGAGTCAGAAATCCATTTGTCATCAAATTTGATCACTGGCACCTTCCCTTCTGGGTTCACAGCCAAGAAcctaaataccatttccaaagAAACATTTTTTGGTATAAGACTAAAAACCCGGCAAAAATTActaaaaggaaaacaattgatcAAAGAAAAACAGTAAATGGGAAGCAAAACTGACCATTGTGGCTTGTCATCAGTGTTGATTAGGTGCAACTTGTAAGGTACTTTCTTTACCTCCAGGGTCAAAAGTATCCTATGGCAAAATGGGCCTTCAAAATGCCAAAACCCATCAGAAATTTCACCAATATTGAATCAATTccacgaaaaaaaaaaggaagtaagaagaaaaaaaatccaaataatatTAAAGAGTAAATAAACTTGAGTGATAGATAAATAGGGAAAAGGAATTACAGTCTCCAAGAATGTCAGGGACACCAGCAGCAGCTTTTACACAGACCTCCACTGGCTTAGAATCAGCCATTGATGATCGGAAAGAATATGTCTTTGGTTGTTTGGTACTGTGATTTGTGAGTTTTTGGGGCGAGGGGAACGACGTGGTGGTTTCTTGAATGCAATGGAACGGGAATCACCGCTCTATTTAGATTCTTCTGGAGTTATGGGTGTTGTTGTATTaagtagggataatttcagaaacctcccctgaggtttctgacactttcactgacatcccctgaggttctcaaaatttcacttacctcccttgcttttgattttgtggtaaCAATCCAGTCCAAAtcagattaaaatattattttcatgtgTGAGAAGGTATTTTTATTCCATAGCTACCCTTTGCAGAAGTTGTATTAGTAGAAGATTCAAAGAAGAATAAATGATTTGGACTAattagtaaagttgagggggGGTAAGTGCAATACAAAAAATTGCATGCACCAGATGTGCCATGCAACAGTTATTTGGCAGATTTTGCAACGGCTAGCTGCAAATTGCAACGGCCAGAAGGTTTGCTGTTTCAGTAGCAATAGCATATAAAGCAAAGCAACTTAACTACCTCTGAGGTTTCAAGCTATTAACATTCTTTGCTACTAATTTGGAGTGATAACAAGTGCATTTGCTGTGCTACAATTAGAGCTCTGAGTAAAAAGTTTTAGCTGCAACCATGGCCTCTTCAAGCCATAGGGGAGAATCATGGAATTCACCTACATCTTTCTCCATTAAAAACAGGTTTTGCCGCTGTAATCGCAAAGCAACCGTAATGATATCAGAGAGTGAAAGGAATCCAGACAAGTTGTATTTCTATtgagaaatttccaactttgtgatgaattttaaaaaaattctacaaaaggggtgattttgggtttaatttcCGTCaggggggtcttcgcatttgtgaatttcacaaatgcgagcttacaagagctcgcattcgtggaatgcgagctctggttattgagctcgcattccacgaatgcgagctcttctcaatttttttttttccttttttaagagCTAGGGAATTATTTCTAGGAAGCAAATGCGAGctcttatcttttttattttggtattttttgagAGGTAGGGAATTATTTGCAGAAagcttctaatttttgttttaaaaaatgttgcaaatatttaaaattttgcaaatagctcgcatttgttaaatttgacctgcaaaaattgtatttaacttttttgttagatttcgcatttataagtatgacttgtagaaaattagattcaaatttagatgtattagggttttaaaaatattatataagtgataaaaattttataaattgtaaaaataaaatcaaactgcttggataattaaatgttatatttgcataagaaataatacaataatcataataatgataatacaataatattggtgtaataaaactgccattaatttaaatatttacttataatgcccaaagagcctaattaccaattttttcttctcgcgctcaaatataacattaacccgcatgcgagctaaccttgaaatagaaaaaacacagaatcccgcttgcgggtttcaggagtattcggatattctcatatgcacctatgcaaatcgaaccaaccggatatcttatccgtatcccatttttttaaataaaaatcttataaatttgaaaaataaaatcaaatttagatgtattagggttttaaaaatattatataaatcaAGTTTCTATTATTGTTGTTAAGCTTAATTAATCATATCAGATGCCATTATGTAACTAAACGGTAGTAATTAACCCCAACTACTTGGGATATATCTGTAATTTTGGCCCTGATGACGTCAGAAAAGGGGCCCAATTTTttatcaa
Encoded proteins:
- the LOC113782936 gene encoding glutathione S-transferase DHAR2 — translated: MADSKPVEVCVKAAAGVPDILGDCPFCHRILLTLEVKKVPYKLHLINTDDKPQWFLAVNPEGKVPVIKFDDKWISDSDVIVGMIEEKYSEPPLSAPPEASSVASKIFPAFVKFLKSKDPNDGTEQALLEELKALDEHLKAHGPYINGEKISAVDLSLAPKLYHLETTLDHFKGWKIPENLAHLHNYIKLVFSWETFDKTKAAKEHVIAGWKPKVEA